The Corynebacterium poyangense genome includes a window with the following:
- a CDS encoding decaprenylphospho-beta-D-erythro-pentofuranosid-2-ulose 2-reductase gives MLNAVGQAQNILLLGGTSEIGLAIVEEFLRRGPARVLLAARENSPRLAGAVEQLTKAGASSVEVIDFDATDMESHPQVIDQAWEHGDVDIAIVAFGSLGDQEELWQDQEKAVASAQLNYTGPLSVGVLLGQKFRAQGHGTIVAMSSVAGMKVRRSNFVYGASKAGLDGFYTQLGEALRGSGANVLVVRPGQVRTKMTEGLAEAPLTVDPERVAKDTVKAVLDGKEEIFVHPLFKWVTTAFQFIPKPIFRRLPF, from the coding sequence ATGCTGAACGCTGTGGGTCAGGCGCAAAATATTTTGCTCCTTGGCGGGACCTCCGAGATTGGGTTAGCCATTGTTGAAGAGTTTTTGCGACGCGGCCCCGCCCGAGTGCTCTTGGCTGCGCGGGAAAATTCTCCCCGCCTAGCCGGCGCCGTTGAGCAACTCACCAAGGCCGGAGCCAGCTCCGTGGAGGTCATTGATTTTGATGCCACGGATATGGAATCTCATCCTCAGGTTATTGATCAAGCCTGGGAACACGGTGATGTAGATATTGCCATCGTTGCCTTTGGCAGCCTGGGTGACCAGGAAGAACTATGGCAAGATCAGGAAAAAGCGGTGGCGTCAGCTCAACTGAATTACACCGGGCCACTTTCGGTAGGGGTCTTATTGGGGCAGAAATTCCGAGCTCAAGGGCACGGCACCATTGTCGCTATGTCGTCGGTGGCGGGAATGAAGGTTCGCCGCTCGAATTTTGTCTATGGCGCCTCCAAAGCTGGCCTGGATGGGTTCTATACCCAATTAGGTGAAGCTCTTCGCGGAAGCGGTGCAAACGTCCTTGTTGTTAGACCAGGGCAGGTGCGCACCAAGATGACCGAGGGTTTGGCAGAGGCACCCTTGACTGTTGATCCTGAACGAGTGGCGAAAGACACTGTAAAGGCCGTGTTGGATGGTAAAGAAGAAATCTTTGTTCACCCTCTCTTTAAGTGGGTGACCACGGCATTTCAGTTCATTCCCAAGCCTATTTTCCGGCGCCTGCCATTCTAA
- a CDS encoding FAD-binding oxidoreductase, with protein sequence MELHTTEQSLTGWGRTAPSTAHVLSTPDVETIIAAVTHVADKNSDKPEHLRRGVIPRGMGRSYGDPAQNGGGLVIDMTALNKIHSIDPDSALVDVDGGVTLDQLMKAALPYGLWVPVLPGTRQVTIGGAIGPDIHGKNHHSAGSFGNHVVSMELLVADGRVLHLTPEGSSDDPNGELFWATVGGMGLTGIILRATIRMTKTETAYFISDTDRTDTLDETIAVHSDGSEVNYTYSSAWFDVISPAPKLGRATISRGSLATLQQLKKYAPKLAKDPLKFNAPQLMTVPDIFPSWTMNKLSLMAVGEAYYLMGAPARNKIKNLTQFYQPLDLIGEWNRGYGKKGFLQYQFVVPTEAVEPFKEIIRDMQASGHYSALNVFKLFGPGNKAPLSYPMPGWNVCVDFPIRPGLGEFLDDLDRRVLEFGGRLYLAKESRTSAEMFHAMYPGMDGWLKTRNSIDPHGVFASDMSRRLELH encoded by the coding sequence ATGGAACTGCATACCACAGAACAGTCTCTGACCGGCTGGGGGCGGACTGCCCCCTCAACAGCGCATGTTTTGTCCACCCCGGATGTGGAAACCATCATCGCTGCAGTCACCCACGTTGCTGATAAAAACAGCGACAAACCCGAGCACCTGCGTCGGGGAGTCATTCCCCGAGGAATGGGACGCTCCTATGGCGACCCGGCTCAAAATGGTGGCGGGTTGGTCATAGACATGACCGCACTGAACAAAATCCACTCCATTGACCCGGATAGCGCCCTGGTTGACGTGGATGGTGGAGTCACTCTTGATCAACTCATGAAAGCAGCTCTCCCGTATGGGTTGTGGGTTCCCGTTTTGCCGGGCACAAGGCAGGTGACCATAGGTGGAGCCATCGGGCCGGATATTCACGGCAAAAACCATCATTCAGCTGGGTCTTTTGGCAACCACGTGGTCTCCATGGAGCTCCTCGTGGCGGATGGTCGGGTTCTACATCTCACTCCGGAAGGGAGCAGCGATGATCCCAACGGCGAGCTTTTTTGGGCCACCGTCGGTGGAATGGGCCTCACCGGAATTATCCTGAGAGCCACTATCCGGATGACCAAGACGGAAACCGCGTACTTCATCTCGGACACAGATCGTACCGACACTCTTGATGAAACCATCGCTGTGCACTCTGATGGTTCTGAGGTGAATTACACCTACTCCTCTGCGTGGTTCGACGTCATCTCCCCGGCGCCGAAACTCGGGCGCGCCACCATCTCTCGTGGCTCCCTTGCTACCCTGCAGCAGCTCAAGAAATATGCTCCTAAGCTGGCTAAAGACCCGCTGAAGTTTAATGCCCCGCAACTCATGACGGTGCCGGATATTTTCCCATCCTGGACCATGAACAAGCTCTCTCTCATGGCCGTCGGGGAAGCGTACTACCTGATGGGCGCACCGGCGCGCAATAAGATCAAGAACTTAACTCAGTTCTATCAGCCGCTGGACTTGATTGGCGAGTGGAACCGCGGCTACGGCAAAAAGGGCTTTTTGCAGTACCAATTCGTGGTTCCCACCGAAGCAGTAGAACCCTTTAAAGAGATTATTCGGGATATGCAGGCTTCAGGCCACTACTCAGCACTCAACGTTTTCAAGCTCTTCGGACCCGGCAATAAAGCACCCTTGTCCTACCCCATGCCGGGCTGGAATGTGTGCGTCGATTTCCCCATCCGCCCAGGTCTTGGTGAATTCCTCGATGACCTTGACCGGCGAGTCCTGGAATTTGGCGGCCGGTTGTACCTGGCCAAAGAATCCCGAACCTCTGCTGAGATGTTCCATGCAATGTACCCAGGAATGGACGGCTGGCTGAAAACTCGCAATAGCATTGATCCCCATGGGGTCTTTGCCTCCGATATGTCCCGACGTCTCGAATTGCACTAA
- a CDS encoding MFS transporter, translating to MKVSYLRRYRLAYYLKSTALTMPVLPIWCSEQAGVGVSIYLAGMAIQGIASLAIDFPLSIWSDKTQPRIPYALGLGIFALAFIATVIGGLGGFVGYLVSICLAGALMSGSDTALLMNITKEHFQAEIYELNRRFYLLTSGLFLVGVGLYLVSPKLLFGVQAFVLVVAACLIATIHTADHKHLETGMSQRATSESDWRIRPTLVWTVVVMAICLAGGEFEAANQLLNRSLQILVAVVSLPEINSLWTVAGVLVLTNMLSSLGLGARARQLSEKHGLRATLGVITTGTVSALIFINSGLLPVIVLGAVLMGMTKGIYRPLFTTLAVQTLPSARWKARWLSVTGMLSSLASSLINVAIVLGDPPESEIIWHMVIQMLCVVVPTVVVISTWQRLEVPLAHTTGTSNTSRRVTQLGEDRPAWFE from the coding sequence ATGAAAGTGTCGTATCTTCGTCGATACCGCCTTGCCTATTATTTGAAGTCCACTGCCCTTACGATGCCGGTACTGCCGATTTGGTGCAGTGAACAGGCGGGAGTGGGAGTATCGATTTACCTTGCAGGTATGGCAATTCAAGGAATAGCATCCTTGGCTATTGACTTTCCGCTGTCAATATGGAGTGACAAGACCCAACCGCGGATTCCTTATGCACTAGGACTGGGGATCTTTGCTTTAGCGTTTATTGCCACAGTCATCGGTGGTTTAGGTGGATTCGTGGGTTATCTTGTCTCAATCTGTCTTGCAGGTGCTTTGATGTCAGGATCTGACACTGCCCTGTTGATGAATATTACGAAAGAGCATTTCCAAGCTGAGATCTATGAGCTAAATCGTCGCTTTTATCTCTTGACTAGTGGTTTATTTCTAGTGGGAGTAGGTCTGTATTTAGTATCGCCCAAGCTATTGTTTGGTGTTCAGGCATTTGTTCTAGTTGTCGCCGCTTGCCTCATCGCGACGATCCACACTGCTGATCATAAGCATCTAGAAACCGGCATGTCTCAAAGAGCTACTTCCGAAAGCGATTGGCGGATTAGACCGACGCTTGTTTGGACTGTAGTTGTTATGGCCATTTGTTTGGCTGGGGGAGAATTCGAGGCTGCCAATCAATTACTTAACCGCAGTCTCCAAATTTTGGTCGCTGTTGTAAGCCTTCCGGAGATCAACAGTCTATGGACTGTGGCTGGTGTACTTGTCCTCACGAATATGTTATCTTCGCTGGGTTTAGGTGCTCGCGCTCGGCAATTGAGCGAGAAGCATGGGCTACGTGCCACGCTTGGCGTTATTACGACGGGGACAGTATCTGCTCTTATTTTTATTAACAGTGGCCTGCTCCCCGTGATCGTGCTGGGGGCTGTCCTCATGGGAATGACGAAAGGCATTTACCGACCGCTTTTTACTACGCTTGCTGTGCAAACTTTACCTTCCGCACGCTGGAAAGCCCGGTGGTTGTCAGTAACAGGCATGTTGTCTAGCCTGGCTTCTTCTCTCATAAATGTGGCGATTGTGCTTGGTGATCCTCCTGAGTCGGAGATCATCTGGCATATGGTGATTCAGATGCTGTGTGTTGTGGTACCCACGGTGGTTGTAATAAGCACATGGCAGCGGTTAGAGGTGCCTTTGGCTCATACAACAGGCACAAGCAACACTTCCCGACGCGTTACACAACTCGGAGAGGATCGTCCTGCCTGGTTCGAATAG
- a CDS encoding GtrA family protein produces the protein MRFLVSGVIAAVVDLGLTWTLRLGLGFDVVPSRSTGFIFGTLTAYLINRRWTFRAEPSWRRFLAVAVLYGITFGINVGGQKLGEHLFLSWGWAPVFALVVAFVISQGIATVINFIVQRTVIFKVS, from the coding sequence ATGCGTTTCCTGGTATCGGGAGTTATTGCTGCTGTCGTAGATCTTGGATTAACCTGGACGCTGCGATTAGGTTTGGGTTTCGATGTAGTTCCCTCCCGATCTACTGGTTTTATTTTCGGAACACTGACCGCCTATCTCATTAATCGACGCTGGACCTTCCGTGCCGAACCATCATGGCGTCGTTTCCTCGCCGTAGCGGTGCTCTACGGAATCACTTTTGGTATCAATGTCGGTGGTCAGAAACTTGGCGAACATCTCTTCCTGTCCTGGGGGTGGGCGCCTGTTTTTGCCTTAGTGGTGGCCTTTGTTATTAGCCAGGGTATTGCCACGGTCATCAACTTCATTGTTCAGCGAACCGTGATTTTTAAGGTCTCCTAA
- the glfT1 gene encoding galactofuranosyltransferase GlfT1, whose translation MSTPGSLSGAQNIAAVIVTHHRADLLRASLTQVAHQTLAPQHIIVVDNGHETAVRELLAEIAGDRGVYLPSRHNLGGGGGFAYGFLTALALGADAVWCADDDGHPEDTHVLATLMECAQRHGLDAVSPVVCDLADPTKLAFPLRRGVQWRRYREELLDPDNLSDDLLEGIASLFNGALFSTDTIDRIGVPDLRLFIRGDEVEYHRRLVRSGQRFGTCLTTAYLHPDGSEEFKPILGGRMHTQYPEHEGKRFFTYRNRGYLMNQPGMRRLLPQEYARFAWFFLINRKDPAGFREWLRLHRMGRKERFPKPGD comes from the coding sequence ATGTCCACCCCTGGTTCTCTATCCGGTGCCCAAAATATTGCTGCAGTCATCGTTACTCATCATCGAGCCGATCTGCTTCGCGCATCCTTAACCCAAGTTGCTCACCAAACCCTAGCGCCCCAGCACATCATTGTTGTTGACAACGGTCATGAAACCGCCGTGCGAGAACTCCTTGCCGAAATTGCCGGAGACCGCGGAGTGTATCTTCCTTCGCGCCACAATTTAGGCGGGGGCGGGGGTTTTGCCTACGGTTTTCTCACCGCCCTAGCCCTAGGTGCTGATGCCGTGTGGTGTGCTGATGATGACGGGCACCCCGAAGACACACACGTCCTCGCCACATTGATGGAATGCGCTCAACGCCACGGTTTAGATGCGGTGTCACCCGTGGTATGTGACTTGGCTGATCCAACTAAACTGGCCTTTCCGCTACGACGCGGTGTGCAGTGGCGACGCTACCGCGAGGAATTACTGGACCCAGATAACCTCTCCGATGATCTCCTTGAGGGTATAGCATCCCTTTTCAATGGAGCGCTTTTTTCCACCGATACCATTGACCGAATTGGAGTTCCAGACTTAAGGCTCTTTATCCGCGGTGATGAGGTGGAATATCACCGCAGGCTGGTACGCTCCGGGCAGCGCTTTGGTACTTGCCTAACCACCGCCTACCTCCACCCCGACGGGTCTGAGGAATTCAAACCCATCCTTGGTGGCCGAATGCACACCCAATACCCCGAGCATGAGGGAAAGAGATTTTTCACCTACCGCAACCGGGGGTACCTTATGAATCAACCGGGGATGCGACGTCTCCTCCCACAGGAATATGCTCGCTTTGCCTGGTTCTTCCTGATCAATCGTAAAGATCCCGCCGGTTTCCGAGAATGGCTTAGGCTTCATCGTATGGGCCGGAAAGAACGTTTCCCGAAACCTGGCGACTAG
- the wzt gene encoding galactan export ABC transporter ATP-binding subunit Wzt/RfbE yields MVSVDTYNACVDFPIFDAKSRSMKKAFLGAAGGAIGRNSNNVVVVEALKNINLHLREGDRVGLVGHNGAGKSTLLRLLSGIYEPTRGSADIRGRVAPVFDLGVGMDPEISGYENIIIRGLFLGQTRRQMKKKMDEIAEFSELGDYLAMPLRTYSTGMRIRLALGVVTSIEPEILLLDEGIGAVDAAFMAKARTRLQDMVQRSGILVFASHSNDFLAQLCTTGLWIDHGEIRKAGYVDDVVEAYEGKAAGEHVRRLMSDIAENRR; encoded by the coding sequence GTGGTTTCCGTCGATACCTACAACGCCTGCGTGGACTTCCCGATCTTTGACGCCAAGTCCCGCTCGATGAAAAAAGCCTTTCTCGGGGCCGCCGGCGGCGCTATTGGCCGAAACTCCAATAACGTCGTCGTGGTAGAAGCCTTGAAGAATATCAACCTACATCTCCGAGAAGGAGACCGAGTTGGTTTGGTGGGCCATAACGGTGCCGGCAAATCCACGCTCTTAAGGCTTTTATCCGGGATTTATGAACCGACGCGCGGCTCGGCCGATATTCGCGGCCGAGTGGCCCCCGTCTTTGACCTCGGAGTGGGCATGGACCCAGAGATTTCCGGTTATGAGAACATCATCATTCGGGGGTTGTTCTTAGGTCAGACTCGACGTCAAATGAAAAAGAAGATGGACGAGATCGCCGAATTTTCTGAATTGGGTGATTATCTGGCTATGCCGCTGCGCACCTACTCCACAGGTATGAGAATCCGACTTGCCCTGGGAGTCGTGACCTCCATCGAGCCGGAGATCCTCCTGCTCGATGAAGGCATCGGCGCCGTCGATGCTGCTTTTATGGCTAAGGCCCGCACTCGGCTCCAAGACATGGTGCAACGCTCCGGCATCCTCGTTTTCGCTTCCCACTCCAATGACTTTTTGGCCCAGCTATGTACCACGGGGTTGTGGATCGACCATGGAGAAATCCGGAAAGCCGGTTATGTCGATGACGTAGTAGAAGCCTATGAGGGCAAAGCCGCTGGTGAGCACGTTCGTCGACTCATGTCCGATATCGCCGAGAACCGTCGTTAA
- the wzm gene encoding galactan export ABC transporter permease subunit Wzm/RfbD: protein MTTTDDRVIPPSRSQTFATAWQDLVRGFHQRELWWQLGIQDIKQRYRRSVLGPLWITIATGVMALALGLLYSLLFGISVSEFLPHVTVGLIMWGFISGCIKEGSDIFIDNEGLIKQLPSALSVHVYRLVWRQTLFLLHNLVIWVLLLIIFPRNLGWEILLAVPGLALLIINGVWVSMFFGIIATRYRDVSPLLDSLTQLLFYVTPIVWMTSTLHQQGGGVSSRAKIAELNPLFHYLEVVRAPMIGQPVAAYHWWVVIACTVVGLIIALLAMRQWRFRVSYWV, encoded by the coding sequence ATGACAACAACGGATGACCGGGTCATTCCGCCATCGCGCTCACAGACTTTTGCCACCGCCTGGCAGGATCTGGTCCGCGGGTTTCATCAACGGGAATTGTGGTGGCAACTGGGTATCCAAGACATCAAGCAACGATACCGTCGATCAGTCTTAGGTCCCCTCTGGATCACCATCGCCACCGGTGTCATGGCTCTTGCCCTAGGACTGCTTTATTCTTTACTCTTCGGCATCTCAGTATCAGAATTCCTCCCCCACGTCACCGTGGGACTAATCATGTGGGGCTTTATCTCTGGCTGTATTAAAGAGGGATCAGATATCTTCATCGACAATGAGGGTCTCATTAAACAACTCCCATCGGCACTATCCGTCCACGTCTACCGCCTGGTGTGGCGCCAAACCTTATTCCTGCTCCACAATCTAGTTATTTGGGTATTACTGCTCATCATCTTCCCGCGAAACCTCGGCTGGGAGATCCTGCTCGCTGTCCCAGGGCTAGCTCTCCTCATCATTAACGGAGTCTGGGTCTCAATGTTCTTCGGCATCATCGCCACCCGTTACCGCGATGTCTCCCCTCTCCTTGATTCGCTAACCCAACTTCTGTTCTACGTCACCCCGATCGTGTGGATGACCAGCACCCTCCACCAACAAGGCGGCGGGGTGTCCTCACGCGCGAAAATCGCTGAGCTCAATCCTCTATTCCACTACCTTGAAGTAGTCCGAGCTCCCATGATCGGCCAACCCGTCGCCGCTTATCACTGGTGGGTAGTCATCGCCTGCACCGTCGTCGGCCTCATCATTGCGCTGCTCGCTATGCGCCAGTGGCGGTTCCGGGTTAGCTACTGGGTCTAG
- a CDS encoding aminotransferase class V-fold PLP-dependent enzyme, with the protein MSYDVARVRGLYVSITAGWTYLNAHQRPQIPERVSSAVARAFRTAPQVTENSGGYGSHSRHSQPGHIDALRSLHAARMAIADLCGATADRVLLGTGLAELYRQLAAAMQPLLGNSSSVVLSQLDPPELNAAFTQNSVAEVRCAQPDLGTGELPAWQYRTVVDGSTRLVSVGAAHSSLGPVAPVRRIAEITHQRSRAWVLVDATAYAMYRPISPDYWDADIIAIDVAKLGGPEVAALVFRDTAMLKRLRALNPHCPEDSTAKLEYPVSAGLAGGVPALVDHLANLVDSPGTRRTRLLHSMRALARYAEDLGYYLLRSLESLPAVHILGVSGEAAGGGVHDRIPCASFLVHGVPAATVYQRLIDNGLVSTVAQPTELMESMGAVDAGGAVTVSLSPFSTTHDIDQLIRAMASLA; encoded by the coding sequence ATGAGTTATGACGTTGCTCGTGTACGCGGGTTGTACGTCTCTATTACAGCAGGTTGGACCTATCTTAATGCTCATCAGCGTCCGCAGATTCCTGAGCGAGTAAGTAGTGCCGTGGCTCGAGCGTTTAGAACGGCTCCTCAAGTGACGGAAAATAGTGGGGGATATGGGTCACATTCGCGCCATTCCCAGCCTGGGCACATTGATGCCTTGCGTTCTTTGCACGCTGCTCGGATGGCGATAGCGGATTTATGCGGAGCCACTGCAGACCGGGTCTTGCTGGGAACTGGCTTAGCGGAACTGTATCGCCAATTAGCTGCTGCCATGCAACCGCTGCTAGGGAACTCCTCGTCAGTGGTGCTGAGTCAGTTGGATCCGCCGGAGCTTAATGCGGCTTTTACGCAAAATTCGGTCGCTGAGGTTCGTTGCGCCCAACCTGATCTGGGCACCGGGGAGTTACCAGCCTGGCAGTATCGAACAGTGGTTGATGGCAGTACCCGATTGGTGTCAGTAGGTGCGGCTCACTCCTCTTTAGGTCCAGTGGCTCCAGTTCGACGAATTGCGGAAATCACCCATCAACGTTCCCGCGCCTGGGTCCTCGTCGACGCCACGGCCTACGCTATGTATCGCCCTATCTCGCCGGATTACTGGGACGCTGACATTATTGCCATTGATGTGGCGAAATTAGGTGGACCAGAAGTCGCAGCCCTGGTATTCCGAGATACCGCGATGCTAAAACGGCTACGAGCACTCAACCCTCATTGCCCGGAGGACTCCACCGCAAAATTGGAATACCCGGTATCGGCAGGTTTAGCCGGCGGGGTGCCTGCGTTAGTAGATCATTTAGCTAATTTGGTGGATTCCCCCGGAACCCGACGCACTCGACTACTGCACTCTATGCGGGCTTTGGCCCGCTATGCCGAGGACTTGGGCTATTACCTGCTGCGTTCCTTAGAATCGCTTCCGGCGGTCCATATTTTAGGGGTATCCGGTGAAGCCGCCGGCGGCGGAGTTCATGACCGTATCCCCTGTGCCAGCTTCTTAGTCCACGGGGTTCCCGCGGCGACTGTCTATCAGCGTTTAATTGACAACGGTTTGGTATCTACAGTGGCGCAACCTACCGAACTCATGGAGAGTATGGGTGCCGTTGACGCCGGCGGGGCCGTGACTGTGTCGCTGTCTCCCTTTTCCACCACTCACGATATTGATCAGCTCATCCGGGCTATGGCTTCGCTGGCTTAA
- a CDS encoding NAD(P)H-quinone oxidoreductase encodes MHAIVQTDPHNNRALELQKVDVPQLKPGEVLVKIHAAGVNRADLNQAAGNYPPPPGESDIIGLECAGVIADPGDTQRTTGEEVCCLLAGGAYAEYAAVPEGQLLPIPDGYSLTEAAAVVEVACTVWNNLGQIAKISAGQRVLIHGGAGGIGSFAIQLAKAQGCEVAVTAGSAEKLEYCRKLGADMLFNYRQDDWSKELKNSVDTILDVVGGPYLEGNIRALAPEGNLITIAVQGGRKAEVNLGLLMMKRLTIRGTTLRSRPRKDKAAIVASTLEHVWPLLANGSIKNHIHATLPLAEAARAHELLDSGEVSGKLVLEV; translated from the coding sequence ATGCACGCCATCGTGCAAACCGATCCCCACAACAACCGGGCATTAGAACTTCAGAAGGTCGACGTACCGCAGCTTAAACCAGGAGAAGTCCTCGTCAAGATCCACGCTGCCGGGGTAAACCGGGCTGATCTCAACCAGGCAGCAGGAAACTATCCACCACCCCCCGGTGAATCCGACATCATTGGCTTAGAATGCGCCGGAGTTATCGCTGATCCCGGCGACACCCAGCGCACCACCGGTGAAGAAGTATGCTGTTTGCTAGCCGGCGGCGCTTATGCCGAATATGCAGCGGTTCCGGAGGGGCAGTTGCTTCCCATTCCCGATGGTTATTCCCTCACCGAAGCCGCCGCCGTGGTAGAAGTAGCGTGCACGGTGTGGAATAACCTAGGGCAAATAGCCAAAATATCCGCCGGGCAGCGAGTCCTTATTCACGGCGGGGCAGGCGGGATCGGCTCATTCGCTATCCAATTAGCCAAAGCCCAGGGCTGCGAGGTAGCAGTCACCGCAGGCAGTGCTGAAAAGCTAGAGTATTGCCGGAAACTCGGCGCGGATATGCTCTTCAATTACCGTCAGGATGACTGGTCTAAGGAGCTCAAGAACTCTGTTGACACCATTTTGGATGTCGTAGGTGGCCCTTATCTGGAAGGCAATATCCGGGCTCTCGCACCAGAGGGGAATCTGATTACTATTGCTGTCCAGGGTGGCCGTAAAGCAGAAGTCAACCTGGGTTTGTTGATGATGAAACGGCTGACCATTCGAGGAACTACCTTAAGGTCACGACCTCGGAAAGATAAAGCCGCCATCGTCGCATCTACTCTTGAGCATGTGTGGCCGCTCCTAGCGAATGGCAGTATCAAAAACCACATCCATGCCACGCTGCCGCTTGCTGAAGCTGCTCGGGCTCACGAACTTCTCGATTCCGGGGAGGTGAGCGGAAAACTCGTCCTTGAGGTTTAA
- a CDS encoding phage holin family protein — MRFLWNFLLHTLVIAIGMYVVLAYVPGISLRSQYHNPWTTLLVAAAVWTLINSVLATIVRRASLPLRILTLGLFSVLLSLALLGLSYYALEQVGIVLVVQSWLSAAIGLAVLSIVSSICQIFIRPLRI, encoded by the coding sequence GTGAGATTCTTATGGAACTTCCTACTTCATACGCTCGTCATTGCCATCGGCATGTATGTGGTGCTGGCGTACGTTCCAGGGATTAGTCTTCGCAGTCAATACCACAACCCGTGGACCACGCTACTGGTAGCCGCAGCCGTTTGGACCCTCATTAATTCCGTGCTCGCCACAATAGTCCGACGCGCAAGCCTACCTCTTCGCATCCTCACCTTGGGACTATTCTCCGTGCTTTTGAGCCTAGCTCTGCTGGGGCTGAGCTATTACGCCCTGGAACAGGTGGGGATTGTTCTGGTGGTGCAATCCTGGCTCTCCGCCGCAATAGGCCTAGCCGTCCTCAGCATCGTCAGTTCTATTTGCCAGATTTTTATCCGGCCACTGAGGATTTAA
- the hisC gene encoding histidinol-phosphate transaminase translates to MIRPDIAQLPLYLPGEDAPEAVKLSSNELARFPLPELSTMIMGELKNPHRYPDNDAVALKKALAQHLGLDVNQIAVGTGSSALCQQLVQVTCTDGDEVIFPWRSFEAYPLFARVHGAVDVAVPLQPDQSLDLDAMANAVTDRTRLIFVCNPNNPSGTTITQAQFAEFMGKVPKDIVVALDEAYFEYNQAEDTPNAVEEIKNYENLIGLRTFSKAWGLAGLRVGYAFGNPRIIEAIYKVAPVFSVSTIAQAAAKFCLEHKAEILSATAETIQQRDRAAVAVGAQPSQGNFIWLPMDDPSRAKKIANAMAEEGIILRPFPEGLRISITNEEETTAFLEAWKRLSL, encoded by the coding sequence ATGATCAGACCAGACATCGCTCAGCTTCCCCTCTACCTACCGGGGGAAGATGCACCGGAAGCAGTGAAGCTCTCATCCAATGAACTCGCTCGTTTCCCGCTCCCGGAACTCAGCACCATGATTATGGGGGAGCTTAAGAATCCACACCGCTATCCCGATAATGATGCTGTTGCCTTGAAGAAGGCCTTAGCGCAGCACTTGGGGCTTGACGTCAACCAGATCGCGGTCGGTACGGGATCTTCGGCATTATGCCAACAGTTAGTTCAAGTCACCTGCACAGATGGCGATGAAGTCATCTTCCCCTGGCGCAGCTTTGAAGCCTATCCCCTTTTCGCCCGGGTCCATGGTGCAGTAGACGTCGCGGTACCCCTTCAACCCGATCAGTCCTTAGACCTTGATGCCATGGCCAACGCCGTCACTGATCGCACACGGTTGATTTTTGTGTGCAACCCCAATAACCCTTCCGGAACAACCATCACCCAAGCTCAGTTCGCTGAGTTTATGGGAAAAGTCCCTAAGGATATTGTCGTTGCCTTGGATGAAGCCTATTTTGAGTACAACCAGGCAGAGGATACCCCCAATGCGGTAGAAGAGATCAAGAATTACGAGAACCTCATTGGTTTGCGTACGTTCTCTAAGGCATGGGGGCTTGCTGGGTTGAGAGTAGGGTATGCCTTCGGTAATCCACGCATTATTGAAGCGATTTATAAGGTTGCCCCGGTGTTTTCGGTGAGCACTATTGCCCAGGCCGCAGCCAAATTTTGCCTCGAACACAAGGCAGAAATCTTGTCCGCAACCGCGGAAACTATCCAACAACGGGATCGAGCCGCAGTCGCTGTTGGAGCCCAACCCTCTCAAGGAAATTTTATTTGGTTGCCCATGGATGATCCCTCACGCGCGAAGAAAATAGCTAACGCTATGGCTGAAGAAGGAATTATCCTGCGCCCATTCCCCGAGGGGTTAAGAATTAGCATCACCAATGAGGAAGAAACCACCGCCTTTTTAGAGGCGTGGAAACGGCTGTCCCTCTAG